Proteins from one Streptosporangium becharense genomic window:
- a CDS encoding acyl-CoA dehydrogenase family protein has protein sequence MPKLSDEYEELRKTVEAFARDVVAPVIGDLYEREQFPYDIVRRMGEMGLFGLPIPEEYGGMGGDYFALCLTLEELARVDSSVSITLEAAVSLGAMPIYRFGTPEQRAEWLPRLASGEMLGAFGLTEPGGGSDVPGGMRTTAVLDGDEWVINGTKAFITNSGTGITGVVGVAAITGYRGEGGEALPHGRGGKPEISTILVPAGTPGFTVSKKYSKVGWNCSDTRELSFDDCRVPAANLLGERGRGYAQFLQTLDEGRIAIAALSVGLAQGCVDESLRYVRERQAFGHPIGHYQAIQFKVADMEARTHTARLAYYHAAEKMLAGEPFKKEAAIAKLVSSNAAMDNARDATQIFGGYGFMNEYPVGRFYRDAKILEIGEGTSEVQRMLIARELGLSGL, from the coding sequence ATGCCCAAGCTGTCCGACGAGTACGAAGAGCTCCGCAAGACCGTCGAGGCGTTCGCCCGCGACGTGGTGGCCCCGGTCATCGGGGACCTCTACGAGCGTGAGCAGTTCCCCTACGACATCGTGCGGCGGATGGGCGAGATGGGGCTGTTCGGGCTGCCGATCCCCGAGGAGTACGGCGGCATGGGCGGCGACTACTTCGCGCTCTGCCTGACCCTGGAGGAACTGGCCAGGGTCGACTCCAGCGTGTCGATCACCCTGGAGGCCGCAGTCTCCCTCGGCGCGATGCCGATCTACCGGTTCGGCACGCCGGAGCAGCGCGCCGAGTGGCTGCCCCGGCTGGCCTCGGGTGAGATGCTGGGCGCCTTCGGTCTCACCGAGCCGGGCGGCGGCTCCGACGTGCCGGGCGGCATGCGGACCACGGCCGTGCTGGACGGGGACGAGTGGGTGATCAACGGCACGAAGGCGTTCATCACCAACTCCGGCACCGGCATCACCGGCGTGGTCGGCGTGGCCGCGATCACCGGCTACCGCGGTGAGGGCGGTGAGGCCCTTCCGCACGGCCGCGGGGGCAAGCCGGAGATCTCCACGATCCTGGTGCCCGCCGGCACGCCGGGCTTCACCGTCTCCAAGAAGTACTCCAAGGTCGGATGGAACTGCTCCGACACCCGCGAGCTCTCCTTCGACGACTGTCGTGTCCCGGCCGCCAACCTGCTCGGCGAGCGAGGCCGGGGCTACGCGCAGTTCCTGCAGACCCTCGACGAGGGCCGCATCGCCATCGCCGCCCTCTCGGTCGGCCTGGCCCAGGGCTGCGTGGACGAGTCGCTGCGCTACGTCCGCGAGCGGCAGGCGTTCGGCCACCCCATCGGCCACTACCAGGCCATCCAGTTCAAGGTCGCCGACATGGAGGCCCGCACCCACACCGCCCGCCTGGCCTACTACCACGCGGCCGAGAAGATGCTGGCCGGCGAGCCCTTCAAGAAGGAGGCGGCCATCGCCAAGCTCGTCTCCAGCAACGCCGCCATGGACAACGCCCGTGACGCCACCCAGATCTTCGGCGGCTACGGCTTCATGAACGAGTACCCGGTCGGTCGCTTCTACCGCGACGCCAAGATCCTGGAGATCGGCGAGGGCACCAGCGAGGTGCAGCGCATGCTCATCGCCCGCGAGCTGGGCCTGTCCGGCCTCTGA
- a CDS encoding universal stress protein produces MRVQDDERPVVVGFDGSPESRRALRWGADEARLRFLPLVVCHAWQWPYHLVSITPGAPEIMERVGRHVLDTGLAMAQDFASRSPVRGRLVEGSAAGALVGASGSAEMVVIGPRGAGGFQELRIGATTAQLVAHAHCPVAVVREPVHPRADRVTIGVDGGNLDPADLGLAFEEARLRRAALLVICLCPEGTEDTRRAAVRFHTNLGVWEEKYPQVNVETVVETRPHPEVLRHAADRSDLLIVPNRERDDPAALPIGPVCQALLREAPCTLVVTPSHVPPMAGR; encoded by the coding sequence ATGCGAGTACAGGACGACGAACGGCCGGTGGTGGTCGGATTCGACGGGTCGCCGGAGAGCCGGCGGGCTCTGCGCTGGGGCGCCGACGAGGCCCGGCTGAGGTTCCTCCCGCTGGTCGTCTGTCATGCCTGGCAGTGGCCCTACCACCTGGTCTCCATCACTCCCGGTGCCCCGGAGATCATGGAGCGCGTGGGCCGGCACGTCCTCGACACCGGCCTGGCCATGGCGCAGGACTTCGCGTCCCGGAGCCCGGTGCGGGGACGGCTGGTGGAGGGGTCGGCTGCGGGTGCCCTGGTGGGGGCGTCGGGTTCCGCGGAGATGGTCGTCATCGGACCACGCGGGGCGGGCGGGTTCCAGGAGTTGCGGATCGGCGCCACCACCGCCCAGCTCGTCGCGCACGCCCACTGCCCGGTCGCCGTCGTCAGGGAGCCGGTCCACCCGCGCGCGGACCGCGTGACGATCGGCGTGGACGGCGGGAACCTGGACCCGGCCGACCTCGGTCTCGCTTTCGAGGAGGCGAGACTGCGCAGGGCGGCGCTGCTGGTGATCTGCCTCTGCCCCGAGGGTACGGAGGACACCCGCCGGGCGGCCGTGCGCTTCCACACCAACCTCGGGGTGTGGGAGGAGAAGTACCCCCAGGTGAACGTGGAGACCGTCGTCGAGACGCGTCCGCATCCGGAGGTGCTGCGTCACGCGGCGGACCGCTCGGACCTGCTGATCGTCCCGAACCGGGAACGCGACGACCCGGCCGCCCTGCCCATCGGCCCGGTCTGCCAGGCGCTGTTGCGGGAGGCGCCGTGCACGCTCGTGGTCACCCCGTCGCACGTCCCGCCCATGGCCGGGCGATGA
- a CDS encoding SACE_7040 family transcriptional regulator, which translates to MTTAQPPTRSRRSRRAEILDAAAGLFAARGFHGVSIEDIGGAVGTSGPALYRHFTGKEALLAEMLLDVSERLHTSATLRVTEAPDAERALDSLLEGHVEFALGHPALITVHDRELGSVPEPARRRIRRLQRLYVEEWVTVLSELYPGCPPPRLRAATHAVFGLLNSTPHSAGELPPAAMAELLRGMARAALASVQS; encoded by the coding sequence GTGACAACCGCTCAGCCCCCTACCCGCAGCCGCCGGTCGCGACGCGCGGAGATCCTGGACGCGGCGGCCGGGCTGTTCGCGGCACGCGGCTTCCACGGCGTCTCCATCGAGGACATCGGCGGCGCGGTCGGCACCTCCGGCCCCGCCCTCTACCGGCACTTCACCGGCAAGGAGGCACTGCTCGCGGAGATGCTGCTCGACGTCAGCGAGCGGCTGCACACCTCGGCGACCCTCCGGGTGACCGAGGCACCCGACGCAGAACGGGCACTGGACTCCCTGCTGGAGGGGCATGTCGAGTTCGCGCTCGGCCATCCCGCACTGATCACGGTGCACGACCGCGAACTGGGCAGCGTCCCCGAGCCGGCCCGGCGGCGGATCCGCCGGCTGCAACGGCTCTACGTCGAGGAGTGGGTGACCGTGCTGAGCGAGCTCTACCCGGGCTGCCCGCCGCCCCGGTTGCGGGCCGCGACGCACGCCGTCTTCGGGCTGCTCAACTCCACCCCGCACAGCGCGGGCGAACTGCCGCCCGCGGCGATGGCCGAACTGCTGCGGGGCATGGCACGTGCGGCACTGGCCTCCGTCCAGAGTTAA
- a CDS encoding thiamine pyrophosphate-dependent enzyme, translating to MARDTVETHFTEAVTALSPGAPRDPSLPVREGTGLTGARCRELFEFQLGSRLLDVTARWLREQGQGFYTIGSAGHEGNAAIASVLRTTDPALLHYRSGAFYLTRSAMAGRLPEEGLRDVLLGLTAAAEEPIAGGRHKVFGHPDLAVIPQTSTIASHLPRAVGVAFAIERVRRLGVPGPWPADAVAVCSLGDASVNHASALTGFNTAAYGSHQGLALPILFVCEDNGLGISVRTPNGWVESSHHPLLCYFEADGCDLPDVYDTALAAVEHVRTHRAPVLLRVGTVRLMGHAGSDVESSYRTRREINADLERDPLVATARLLVEAGLTTPDEVLLRYETTREHLFKMALESSRRPRLVSAVDIMEPLAPRRPEAVAVSAAVVSGSRARVFAERLPEQEGPLTLSQAVNRTLADALAAHPDMLVFGEDVARKGGVYGVTRGLQKRFGLSRVFDTHLDEQAVLGLALGAGVSGLLPVPEIQYLAYLHNALDQIRGEGATLSFFSRGAFRNPMVVRVASYAYQKGFGGHFHNDNSVAALRDIPGLVVASPARPDDAASMLRTCLAAARADGSVCVFLEPIALYNTRDMFEDGDNGWLAPYVPPARWAETHVPIGRARSYGDGRDLTIVTFGNGLRMSLRAAVRLTAEGHSCRVLDLRWLSPLPVDDLLRAAELTGNVLIADETRRTGGVSEGIVAELLDAGFTGRVARVTSADSFIPLGDAAKHVLLSEAEIEAAARKLLG from the coding sequence GTGGCGCGCGACACTGTTGAAACCCACTTCACCGAGGCCGTGACCGCCCTGTCTCCCGGGGCGCCGCGCGATCCCTCCCTGCCCGTTCGAGAGGGCACGGGCCTGACGGGGGCCCGCTGCCGGGAGCTGTTCGAGTTCCAGTTGGGCAGCCGGCTTCTCGACGTCACCGCCCGCTGGCTGCGTGAGCAGGGCCAGGGCTTCTACACCATCGGATCGGCCGGGCACGAGGGCAACGCCGCGATCGCCTCCGTGCTGCGCACCACCGACCCCGCGCTGCTGCACTACCGCTCGGGCGCCTTCTACCTGACCCGGTCCGCGATGGCGGGGCGGCTGCCCGAGGAGGGGCTGCGCGACGTGCTGCTCGGCCTGACCGCCGCGGCCGAGGAACCGATCGCGGGCGGGCGGCACAAGGTCTTCGGCCACCCCGACCTGGCGGTGATCCCGCAGACCTCCACCATCGCCAGCCACCTGCCGCGCGCGGTGGGCGTGGCCTTCGCCATCGAGCGCGTCCGCCGGCTCGGCGTGCCGGGCCCGTGGCCGGCCGACGCCGTCGCGGTCTGCAGCCTCGGTGACGCCTCGGTCAACCACGCCAGTGCCCTGACCGGCTTCAACACCGCCGCCTACGGCTCCCACCAGGGGCTGGCGCTGCCGATCCTGTTCGTCTGCGAGGACAACGGGCTCGGCATCAGCGTGCGCACCCCGAACGGCTGGGTGGAGTCCTCCCACCATCCGCTGCTGTGCTACTTCGAGGCCGACGGCTGCGACCTCCCCGACGTGTACGACACCGCCCTGGCCGCCGTGGAGCACGTCCGCACGCACCGCGCCCCGGTCCTGCTGCGCGTCGGCACCGTCCGGCTGATGGGGCACGCGGGCTCCGACGTGGAGTCGTCCTACCGGACCAGGCGTGAGATCAACGCCGACCTGGAGCGCGACCCGCTCGTCGCGACCGCCCGGCTGCTCGTCGAGGCCGGACTGACCACCCCCGACGAGGTGCTGCTCCGCTACGAGACGACCCGCGAGCACCTGTTCAAGATGGCCCTGGAGAGTTCGCGGCGGCCGAGGTTGGTCTCCGCCGTCGACATCATGGAGCCGCTGGCCCCCCGCAGGCCCGAGGCCGTCGCCGTGTCCGCCGCGGTGGTCTCCGGGTCGCGCGCGCGGGTGTTCGCCGAGCGGCTGCCCGAGCAGGAGGGGCCGCTCACCCTCTCCCAAGCCGTCAACCGCACCCTCGCCGACGCGCTGGCCGCCCACCCGGACATGCTGGTCTTCGGGGAGGACGTCGCGCGCAAGGGCGGCGTCTACGGCGTCACCCGGGGCCTGCAGAAGCGCTTCGGGCTGAGCCGGGTGTTCGACACCCACCTCGACGAGCAGGCCGTGCTCGGCCTGGCTCTCGGCGCGGGGGTCTCCGGTCTGCTGCCGGTGCCCGAGATCCAGTACCTGGCCTACCTGCACAACGCGCTCGACCAGATCCGCGGCGAAGGTGCGACGCTCTCGTTCTTCTCCCGGGGCGCCTTCCGCAACCCGATGGTGGTGCGCGTGGCCTCCTACGCCTACCAGAAGGGTTTCGGCGGCCACTTCCACAACGACAACTCCGTCGCCGCGCTGCGCGACATCCCCGGCCTGGTGGTGGCCTCCCCCGCCAGGCCCGACGACGCCGCCTCGATGCTGCGCACATGCCTGGCCGCCGCCCGCGCCGACGGCAGCGTGTGCGTCTTCCTGGAGCCCATCGCCCTGTACAACACCCGCGACATGTTCGAGGATGGCGACAACGGCTGGCTCGCACCGTACGTCCCCCCGGCCCGCTGGGCGGAGACGCACGTCCCGATCGGGCGGGCCCGCAGCTACGGGGACGGCCGCGACCTGACCATCGTGACCTTCGGCAACGGCCTGCGGATGAGCCTGCGCGCCGCGGTCAGGCTCACCGCCGAGGGGCACAGCTGCCGGGTGCTCGACCTGCGCTGGCTGTCCCCCCTGCCGGTGGACGACCTGCTGCGCGCCGCGGAGCTGACCGGCAACGTGCTGATCGCCGACGAGACCCGCCGCACCGGAGGCGTCTCCGAGGGCATCGTCGCCGAACTGCTCGACGCGGGCTTCACCGGCCGGGTCGCCCGGGTGACCTCGGCCGACAGCTTCATCCCGCTGGGCGACGCGGCCAAGCACGTGCTGCTGTCGGAGGCGGAGATCGAGGCGGCGGCCCGCAAGCTGCTCGGCTGA
- a CDS encoding hydroxymethylglutaryl-CoA lyase, which produces MREPYAVTAAGLPERVTVYEVGPRDGLQNEAAVVPVEVKAEFVARLAAAGHRVIETTSFVHPAWVPQLADAAELLTRVERMPGVRYPVLVPNERGLDRALEHGVEEIAVFASATETFARKNLNRTLESQFEMFEPVVARALGHGLRVRAYVSMCFGDPWEGPTPVGQVVSVGRRLLDLGCFELSLGDTIGVGTPGHVVALIGAFGDPSRLAVHFHDTYGQALANTLAALRAGVTVVDASTGGIGGCPYAESATGNLATEDLVWMLHGLGVETGLDLASLVETSTWLAAELGRPSPSRVVQALGVSPARRTADRDVKE; this is translated from the coding sequence ATGCGCGAGCCGTACGCGGTCACCGCGGCGGGGCTTCCCGAACGGGTCACGGTCTACGAGGTCGGGCCGCGCGACGGGCTGCAGAACGAGGCCGCGGTGGTCCCCGTCGAGGTCAAGGCCGAGTTCGTCGCCCGGCTCGCCGCCGCCGGGCACCGCGTGATCGAGACCACCAGCTTCGTCCACCCCGCATGGGTGCCCCAGCTCGCCGACGCCGCGGAACTGCTCACCCGGGTGGAACGGATGCCCGGGGTGCGTTACCCGGTGCTGGTGCCCAACGAGCGCGGTCTCGACCGGGCGCTCGAACACGGTGTCGAGGAGATCGCGGTCTTCGCCAGCGCCACCGAGACGTTCGCGCGCAAGAACCTGAACCGCACGCTGGAGTCGCAGTTCGAGATGTTCGAGCCGGTGGTCGCGCGGGCGCTGGGACACGGCCTGAGGGTGCGGGCGTACGTGTCGATGTGCTTCGGCGACCCGTGGGAGGGCCCGACGCCGGTCGGCCAGGTCGTCTCCGTGGGCCGCAGGCTGCTCGACCTCGGCTGTTTCGAGCTCTCGCTCGGCGACACGATCGGCGTCGGCACCCCCGGCCACGTCGTCGCGCTGATCGGCGCCTTCGGCGACCCCTCCCGGCTCGCGGTGCACTTCCACGACACCTACGGCCAGGCACTGGCCAACACCCTCGCCGCGCTGCGCGCCGGCGTGACCGTGGTGGACGCCTCCACCGGAGGCATCGGCGGCTGCCCGTACGCCGAGAGCGCCACCGGCAACCTCGCCACCGAGGACCTGGTCTGGATGCTGCACGGTCTCGGCGTCGAGACCGGCCTGGACCTCGCATCCCTGGTGGAGACCAGCACCTGGCTGGCGGCCGAGCTCGGCCGTCCCAGCCCTTCCCGGGTCGTCCAGGCGCTGGGCGTGAGCCCGGCACGCCGCACGGCCGACCGAGACGTCAAGGAGTGA
- a CDS encoding DUF5685 family protein: protein MFGIVRPCRHGMCSGLFKEWMAHLCGLCLALRDEHGHASRVVTNYDGLLVSVLTEAQAVASAPQRRAGACALRGFKGADVVEAEGVRLAASVSLILAAGKVRDHVADGDGVYARKLVAAAAERVAARWSASGSRTATALGFAPEPLTRAVEAQALLEGTPGLGLLELTGPTEEAVAAAFEHTALLAGKPHNRETLREAGRHFGRLAHLLDAVEDLARDRADGAYNPLLASGTDLTEARRYADDALLGLELAVAELDLEKRSLVKALLVKETGRSVARVFAAGGPDAAETEEEAPGAPPRDPRLKPDPGGLLSMMCAAMACCTCGLYRPPWDEDRYKPCSERCDGGGCDGCGSCCDGCSGCCECCSCSSDSCNCDCNCG from the coding sequence ATGTTTGGAATCGTCCGCCCGTGTCGCCATGGGATGTGCAGCGGGCTGTTCAAGGAGTGGATGGCGCATCTCTGCGGGCTCTGCCTGGCGCTCCGCGATGAGCACGGTCACGCCTCCCGGGTGGTGACCAACTACGACGGCCTGCTCGTCTCGGTGCTCACCGAAGCGCAGGCGGTCGCCTCGGCGCCGCAGCGACGAGCCGGGGCGTGTGCCCTGCGCGGGTTCAAGGGGGCCGACGTCGTCGAGGCCGAGGGAGTGCGACTGGCCGCGTCGGTCTCGCTGATCCTCGCCGCGGGCAAGGTCAGGGACCATGTCGCGGACGGGGACGGCGTCTACGCCCGGAAACTGGTGGCGGCCGCCGCCGAGCGGGTCGCCGCCCGCTGGTCGGCCTCGGGGTCCCGTACGGCCACCGCGCTCGGCTTCGCCCCGGAGCCCCTGACCCGCGCGGTCGAGGCACAGGCGCTGCTGGAGGGCACCCCGGGCCTGGGCCTGCTGGAGCTCACCGGCCCCACCGAGGAGGCGGTCGCCGCCGCCTTCGAGCACACGGCCCTGCTCGCCGGCAAGCCGCACAACCGGGAGACGCTGCGGGAGGCGGGGCGCCACTTCGGCCGGCTGGCCCACCTGCTCGACGCGGTGGAGGACCTGGCCCGCGACCGTGCCGACGGCGCCTACAACCCGCTGCTCGCCTCCGGCACCGACCTCACCGAGGCCCGCCGGTACGCCGACGACGCGCTGCTGGGCCTGGAGCTGGCGGTGGCCGAGCTCGACCTGGAGAAGCGCAGCCTGGTCAAGGCACTGCTCGTCAAGGAGACCGGACGCTCCGTCGCCCGCGTCTTCGCCGCGGGCGGGCCGGACGCGGCGGAGACCGAGGAGGAGGCGCCCGGGGCACCGCCCCGCGACCCACGCCTCAAGCCGGACCCGGGCGGCCTGCTCTCGATGATGTGCGCCGCGATGGCCTGCTGCACCTGCGGCCTGTACCGGCCGCCGTGGGACGAGGACCGCTACAAGCCGTGCTCCGAGCGGTGCGACGGCGGTGGATGCGACGGGTGCGGCTCGTGCTGCGACGGGTGTTCGGGCTGCTGCGAATGCTGTAGTTGCAGCAGCGACTCCTGTAACTGCGACTGCAACTGCGGTTGA
- a CDS encoding acetyl/propionyl/methylcrotonyl-CoA carboxylase subunit alpha, whose translation MTHSAVPHQTFDTVLIANRGEIALRITRTLRRLGIRSVAVYSDADAGARHAREADVAVRLPGGYLDVDGILAAAAATGARAVHPGYGFLAENPAFARRCAEAGLVFVGPPPEAVEAMGDKIRAKATVAAAGVPVVPGGAEPGDDLAEAARRIGFPALIKPSAGGGGKGMVLVRSAAELPDALESARRTAAAAFGDATLLVERFVENPRHIEIQVLADAHGNVIHLGERECSLQRRHQKIIEEAPSPLLDAATRAAMGAAAVEAARSVGYVGAGTVEFIVQGSTADYYFMEMNTRLQVEHPVTELVTGLDLVELQLRVAAGEPLPLTQDEVRLDGHAVEARVYAEDPSRGFLPTGGRVLALREPAGVRVDSGLMAGGTVGSDYDPMLSKIIAWGPDRASALRRLDGALAGTAVLGVPTNVAFLRALVNHPGVVAGDLDTGLVERHLDELVTRDPAPADVLAAAALVLHGEHVPAAPADPWDVPDGWRLGEAAWTVYRLETRDGVAELRVRGLPASGAEVRLPAAGETTEDAPGPDRPGAGTAGERETVRARLSTEGDDLLVTLDGTIRRYAAARDGDTVWLARDGHAWALTRHHLGDPGDRAGAGGSADGVVRSPMPGTVLVVKAAVGDRVSEGQPLLVVEAMKMEHAVTAPVGGVLAELPVRAGQAVAMDAVLAVVRREEA comes from the coding sequence ATGACCCACTCGGCAGTACCTCACCAGACGTTCGACACCGTCCTCATCGCCAACCGCGGCGAGATCGCCCTGCGGATCACCCGCACGCTCAGGAGGCTGGGCATCCGCTCCGTCGCCGTGTACAGCGACGCCGACGCCGGGGCACGGCACGCCCGGGAGGCGGACGTCGCGGTGCGGCTGCCCGGCGGCTACCTCGACGTCGACGGCATCCTCGCCGCCGCGGCGGCCACCGGGGCCCGGGCCGTCCACCCCGGCTACGGCTTCCTGGCCGAGAACCCGGCCTTCGCCCGGCGCTGCGCCGAGGCGGGCCTGGTCTTCGTCGGCCCGCCGCCGGAGGCTGTGGAGGCCATGGGCGACAAGATCCGCGCCAAGGCCACCGTCGCCGCGGCCGGCGTCCCCGTCGTCCCCGGCGGCGCCGAGCCCGGCGACGACCTCGCCGAGGCCGCCCGCCGCATCGGCTTCCCCGCGCTGATCAAGCCCTCGGCGGGCGGCGGCGGCAAGGGCATGGTGCTCGTGCGCTCGGCCGCGGAGCTGCCGGACGCGCTGGAGTCCGCCCGCCGCACGGCCGCCGCCGCGTTCGGCGACGCGACCCTGCTCGTGGAGCGGTTCGTCGAGAACCCCCGGCACATCGAGATCCAGGTGCTGGCCGACGCCCACGGCAACGTCATCCACCTGGGCGAGCGCGAGTGCAGCCTCCAGCGCCGCCACCAGAAGATCATCGAGGAGGCCCCCTCCCCGCTGCTCGACGCCGCCACCCGGGCGGCCATGGGCGCCGCCGCGGTCGAGGCCGCCAGGTCCGTCGGGTACGTCGGCGCCGGGACGGTCGAGTTCATCGTGCAGGGCTCCACGGCCGACTACTACTTCATGGAGATGAACACCCGGCTGCAGGTCGAGCACCCCGTCACCGAGCTGGTCACCGGCCTCGACCTGGTCGAGTTGCAGCTGCGGGTGGCGGCCGGCGAGCCTCTCCCGCTCACCCAGGACGAGGTGCGGCTCGACGGCCACGCCGTGGAGGCCCGCGTCTACGCCGAAGACCCCTCCCGGGGCTTCCTGCCGACCGGCGGCCGGGTCCTCGCCCTGCGCGAGCCCGCCGGCGTCCGCGTCGACTCCGGCCTGATGGCCGGCGGCACGGTCGGCAGCGACTACGACCCGATGCTGTCGAAGATCATCGCCTGGGGGCCCGACCGGGCGAGTGCCCTGCGGCGGCTCGACGGCGCGCTCGCCGGCACCGCCGTGCTCGGCGTGCCGACCAACGTCGCCTTCCTGCGCGCTCTCGTCAACCACCCCGGCGTGGTCGCCGGCGACCTCGACACCGGGCTGGTCGAACGCCACCTCGACGAGCTCGTCACCCGCGATCCCGCCCCCGCCGACGTCCTGGCCGCCGCAGCCCTGGTCCTGCATGGGGAGCACGTCCCCGCGGCCCCCGCCGACCCGTGGGACGTCCCCGACGGCTGGCGCCTGGGCGAGGCCGCGTGGACCGTCTACCGCCTGGAAACCCGCGACGGCGTCGCCGAGCTCCGGGTGCGCGGCCTGCCCGCCTCCGGCGCCGAGGTCCGCCTCCCGGCGGCAGGTGAGACCACCGAGGACGCCCCGGGCCCCGATCGTCCCGGCGCGGGCACGGCGGGGGAGCGGGAGACCGTACGCGCCAGGCTCTCCACCGAGGGCGACGACCTGCTGGTCACCCTCGACGGGACCATCCGCCGCTACGCCGCGGCCAGGGACGGTGACACGGTCTGGCTCGCCCGCGACGGCCATGCCTGGGCACTCACCCGGCACCACCTGGGCGACCCGGGCGACCGGGCGGGCGCGGGCGGCTCCGCGGACGGGGTCGTCCGCAGCCCGATGCCCGGCACCGTCCTGGTGGTCAAGGCGGCGGTCGGCGACCGGGTGTCCGAAGGCCAGCCGCTGCTGGTCGTCGAGGCGATGAAGATGGAGCACGCCGTGACCGCGCCGGTCGGCGGGGTGCTCGCGGAGCTGCCGGTCCGCGCCGGCCAGGCGGTCGCCATGGACGCCGTGCTGGCCGTGGTCCGGCGGGAGGAGGCGTGA
- a CDS encoding carboxyl transferase domain-containing protein: MSGWPVLRSACDPAGEGFKRNAEVNEGLAAELRERVATAALGGPERSRARHVSRGKLLPRDRVDSLLDPGSRFLELSQLAANGMYGDEAPAAGIITGVGRVSGRECVVVANDATVKGGTYYPITVKKHLRAQEVALHNNLPCVYLVDSGGAFLPRQDEVFPDRDHFGRIFYNQATMSARGIPQIAAVLGSCTAGGAYVPAMSDEAVIVRNQGTIFLGGPPLVKAATGEEVSAEELGGGDLHARVSGVTDHLADDDRHALRIVRDIVSTFAPRPPCPWERVPAQEPAHDPRDLYGIVPADTRTPYDVREIIARVVDGSRFGEFKAEYGPTLVTGFARIHGHPVGIVANNGILFAESALKGAHFIELCDRRNTPLVFLQNISGFMVGKAYEAGGIAKHGAKMVTAVACARVPKFTVVVGGSFGAGNYAMAGRAYSPRFLWMWPNARISVMGGEQAANVLSTVGDADPGAIRAQYEEQGNPYYSTARLWDDGVIDPLDTRTVLGLALSASANAPLDPVGYGVFRM, translated from the coding sequence ATGAGTGGCTGGCCGGTGTTGCGAAGCGCCTGTGATCCAGCGGGCGAGGGTTTCAAGCGCAACGCCGAGGTCAACGAGGGCCTTGCGGCGGAGCTGCGGGAACGGGTCGCGACCGCCGCGCTGGGCGGGCCGGAGAGGTCGCGCGCACGCCACGTCTCCCGGGGCAAGCTGCTGCCCCGGGACCGGGTCGACTCCCTGCTCGACCCGGGCTCACGCTTCCTGGAGCTCTCCCAGCTCGCGGCCAACGGGATGTACGGCGACGAGGCCCCCGCCGCCGGGATCATCACCGGTGTCGGCCGCGTCTCCGGCCGGGAGTGCGTGGTCGTCGCCAACGACGCCACCGTCAAGGGCGGCACCTACTACCCGATCACCGTCAAGAAGCACCTGCGGGCCCAGGAGGTCGCCCTCCACAACAACCTGCCGTGCGTCTACCTGGTCGACTCCGGAGGGGCCTTCCTGCCCAGGCAGGACGAGGTCTTCCCCGACCGCGACCACTTCGGCCGGATCTTCTACAACCAGGCCACCATGTCGGCGCGGGGCATCCCGCAGATCGCCGCCGTCCTCGGCTCCTGCACCGCCGGAGGCGCGTACGTCCCGGCGATGAGCGACGAGGCGGTGATCGTCCGGAACCAGGGAACGATCTTCCTGGGCGGTCCGCCGCTGGTGAAGGCCGCGACCGGTGAGGAGGTCAGCGCCGAGGAGCTCGGCGGCGGCGACCTGCACGCCCGGGTCAGCGGCGTCACCGACCACCTGGCCGACGACGACCGCCACGCGCTGCGGATCGTCCGCGACATCGTCTCCACCTTTGCGCCGCGTCCCCCCTGCCCGTGGGAGCGCGTCCCGGCGCAGGAGCCGGCGCACGACCCCCGGGACCTCTACGGGATCGTCCCTGCCGACACCCGCACGCCGTACGACGTCCGCGAGATCATCGCCCGCGTCGTCGACGGCAGCAGGTTCGGTGAGTTCAAGGCCGAGTACGGGCCCACGCTCGTCACCGGGTTCGCCCGCATCCACGGTCACCCCGTGGGGATCGTCGCCAACAACGGCATCCTGTTCGCCGAGTCCGCGCTCAAGGGAGCGCACTTCATCGAGCTGTGCGACCGCCGCAACACCCCGCTGGTCTTCCTGCAGAACATCAGCGGGTTCATGGTCGGCAAGGCGTACGAGGCGGGCGGCATCGCCAAGCACGGCGCGAAGATGGTCACCGCCGTCGCCTGTGCCCGGGTGCCCAAGTTCACCGTCGTCGTCGGCGGCTCGTTCGGGGCGGGCAACTACGCCATGGCCGGGCGGGCGTACTCGCCCCGGTTCCTGTGGATGTGGCCGAACGCGCGCATCTCCGTGATGGGCGGCGAACAGGCCGCCAACGTGCTGTCCACGGTGGGCGACGCCGACCCCGGCGCCATCCGCGCGCAGTACGAGGAGCAGGGCAACCCCTACTACTCCACCGCCCGCCTCTGGGACGACGGGGTCATCGACCCCCTCGACACCCGAACCGTCCTGGGCCTGGCCCTGTCCGCCTCGGCCAACGCCCCCCTCGACCCCGTCGGCTACGGCGTCTTCCGGATGTGA